In the Helianthus annuus cultivar XRQ/B chromosome 11, HanXRQr2.0-SUNRISE, whole genome shotgun sequence genome, one interval contains:
- the LOC110888988 gene encoding uncharacterized protein LOC110888988 encodes MAAPGSLNLGSTAVSTQITAPASIVSTTSATLSSGPGTTLPFILLPTSQTSEFDAEFLAKNASLLRRLKAQQARDEQILGLRTRLFHDEAPTGTMGPTMITPTFSTVVTSEAYTGYVQGSSGPSPVMATRNDIQMDVIGDPELTKPYHPVSMTAKSKFSARITHAKLPPKLKMPTTVKKYDGTTDPDDHMFDFDGAARVEQWPMPAWCFMFAQTLTGAARVWFDALNEGEINDFEEFRRLFLQNFSQQRHYSKEITEVHNIRRKDGESLDSFIDRFNRESMQISGVVDQLRISGFCHGVRNNQLVEKLHENLPKTMEVLMERARAFARGKNACNPTPESDHKMSSWKKNGGSVFDKIPPGSRGRSHPYGRNDRPPRGKSSGSRFYNLSDLSKTPSEILSAEGMNFPAPPKLRNPGDKNSKKYCDYHHARGHNTDDCWSLKQEIEKAVRSGKLSHLVKEVKEGKSSGNSGENPNNQPAICMIRRANNQGIKRTSQHLAAWMQQPIGFPPVSLEDVKDGPVIVSAIIAGHKVRRVYVDSGSATEIMYKQCFQQLAPQTKAKLLQVSMPLVSFSGEVVQPLGQITLPTTMGEGSLVRTVNLTYLVVEARSVHNVILGRPGMCAFGMISSTIHGALKFPTEAGIATLYSESAIGVAEIRQSEGNAELPNTLTEEWAIHPHFPEQKIAIGAQLPKQTKKKLWKLLSNSLDVFAWQTSDMVGVPRCLAEHKLNVSHSIKPVAQRKRNMAPARNKAISEDVRKLLSAGIIREVRYQTWVSNPVMVTKKDKTWRMCVDFSDLNNACPKDCYPLPEIDLKIDSLSSFRLKCFLDAYKGYHQIQMASEDEDKTAFVTNEGLFCYTKMPFGLKNAGATYQRLMDKAFKAQIGRNLEIYVDDLVIKSREEDDMIDDILETFTRLRSINLKLNPKKCSFGLEEGKFLGVWVTRSGIQAHPDKIKAVVSMQSPKTIKEIQSLNGKLVALHRFVSKAADRSIPFMNVLKKRTAKGQIEWTPEADSAFQELKVCLGSLPTLTAPSTGETVTVYLSASHFAISAVLVVHRNQAQIPVYYVSRILKDYETRYPMVEKLALALVHASRRLRRYFQAFNIEVQTDLQIQQILRKPEVSGRLTKWAIELSAFDITYRTRGPVKGQAVADFLTEVPTGESIKGQPILPKVWNLYTDGASSKEGSGAGLILIDPEGIEYTYALRFEFKTSNNEAEYEALLAGLQTAAKAGATSVLAHVDSLLVANQVSGEYEAREDNMVRYLQQVNSLISSFDSCKIVHIPRSKNKKADALSKLASVAFCHLSKEVLVETLQTPAIQQTRPVMSVSVAEKSWMTPIVDYLKNGTLPEDKTQARKLKVKALQYQIHDGQLYRKTFLGPLLKCLTPEEASYVIREIHWGICGIHAGPRMVIAKVMNAGYFWPGMHQSAVNELQSCEDCQRHAPVSHRAKNNLVPVTSAWPFQKWGIDIVGPFPVSTGGVRFLLVAIDYFTKWVEAKPLRTITGDQVLRFAWENIVCRFGMPLCIVSDNGKQFAEKPFKTWCQRMNIEQSFASVAHPQANGQVERTNRSIVEGIKKRLGKEGVSWADELPHVLWAHRTMPKTSNKETPFSLTYGTEAVIPAEVGIPTPRIQLSQQENERELRLNLDLIEERRELAAIREAKYKKELEKHYNSKVKETRFKIGEYVMRNNEASLAEGTGKLAPKWEGPYQIKTAGKDGAYTLNKMDGTSVPRTWNGVHLKKCYL; translated from the coding sequence GGAAGCCTATACTGGATACGTACAAGGTTCCTCCGGACCTTCACCAGTAATGGCCACGCGAAACGATATACAGATGGATGTAATTGGCGATCCGGAACTCACCAAGCCGTACCATCCAGTTTCTATGACAGCCAAGTCAAAGTTTAGTGCTCGTATAACACATGCCAAACTTCCTCCAAAGCTCAAAATGCCAACTACGGTGAAAAAGTACGATGGCACAACTGATCCGGATGATCATATGTTCGATTTTGACGGAGCTGCACGAGTAGAACAATGGCCGATGCCAGCATGGTGCTTTATGTTTGCACAAACTCTAACTGGAGCCGCACGAGTATGGTTTGATGCGTTGAATGAAGGTGAGATCAACGACTTTGAGGAGTTCCGAAGATTATTCCTCCAAAATTTCAGCCAACAAAGGCACTACTCTAAGGAGATTACCGAAGTCCACAACATCCGGAGAAAAGACGGAGAGTCTTTAGACAGTTTCATTGACCGGTTTAACCGGGAAAGCATGCAGATCAGTGGGGTAGTTGATCAACTGCGGATCTCCGGATTTTGTCACGGCGTTCGGAATAATCAGTTAGTTGAGAAATTGCACGAAAATCTACCGAAGACGATGGAGGTACTAATGGAACGGGCCAGAGCTTTCGCTCGAGGCAAGAATGCATGTAATCCTACTCCAGAGTCGGATCACAAGATGTCTTCATGGAAGAAAAATGGTGGATCGGTGTTTGATAAGATTCCACCAGGGAGCAGGGGACGATCACATCCTTACGGTAGAAACGACAGACCTCCAAGAGGGAAAAGCTCCGGATCACGATTTTACAATTTATCGGATCTCTCCAAAACTCCCAGTGAAATTCTCAGTGCGGAGGGGATGAATTTCCCCGCCCCACCAAAACTTCGGAACCCAGGAGACAAAAATTCAAAGAAATATTGTGACTACCATCATGCTCGGGGTCACAATACAGATGACTGTTGGTCTTTGAAGCAAGAAATAGAAAAGGCAGTACGGTCCGGGAAGCTATCGCACCTAGTCAAAGAAGTAAAGGAAGGAAAATCTTCCGGAAATTCGGGAGAAAATCCGAATAATCAACCGGCAATTTGCATGATCCGCAGGGCAAACAACCAAGGCATCAAGCGGACCAGTCAGCATTTGGCCGCCTGGATGCAGCAACCCATTGGTTTCCCACCTGTCAGCTTGGAAGATGTCAAGGACGGACCGGTCATAGTGTCCGCAATCATCGCAGGACACAAGGTTCGGAGAGTATATGTCGATAGCGGAAGCGCCACCGAGATTATGTACAAGCAGTGCTTTCAACAATTAGCCCCACAGACTAAGGCGAAATTGCTTCAAGTGTCAATGCCTCTGGTTAGTTTCTCCGGAGAAGTGGTTCAGCCTTTGGGCCAAATCACTCTTCCAACAACGATGGGAGAAGGGAGTTTGGTTCGAACTGTCAACTTGACGTATCTAGTGGTTGAAGCACGATCCGTTCACAATGTCATACTCGGAAGACCTGGTATGTGCGCCTTCGGAATGATCAGTTCAACTATACATGGAGCGTTAAAATTCCCCACTGAAGCCGGAATAGCAACACTATACTCCGAATCAGCAATCGGTGTAGCTGAAATACGACAAAGCGAGGGTAATGCCGAACTTCCTAATACTCTCACAGAAGAATGGGCCATACACCCACATTTTCCAGAGCAAAAAATTGCAATCGGAGCTcagcttcccaagcaaactaagAAGAAGTTGTGGAAACTATTGTCCAATTCACTTGATGTGTTCGCCTGGCAAACCTCTGACATGGTTGGAGTTCCCCGGTGTTTGGCCGAACATAAGTTAAACGTGTCACACTCAATAAAACCAGTAGCCCAGAGAAAAAGAAACATGGCTCCGGCTCGTAACAAGGCCATCTCCGAAGACGTACGAAAATTGTTGAGCGCCGGTATTATAAGAGAGGTGCGTTACCAAACCTGGGTCTCTAATCCAGTAATGGTAACCAAGAAGGATAAAACATGGAGGATGTGCGTTGATTTCTCGGACCTAAACAAtgcgtgcccaaaggattgctatccTCTACCGGAGATTGATTTGAAGATAGACTCCCTCTCAAGTTTCCGTCTCAAGTGCTTCTTGGATGCGTATAAGGGTTATCATCAAATCCAAATGGCTTCAGAGGACGAAGATAAGACCGCGTTCGTAACAAACGAGGGACTGTTCTGTTATACCAAAATGCCATTCGGTCTAAAAAACGCCGGAGCCACATACCAGAGATTGATGGATAAAGCGTTCAAAGCTCAGATCGGAAGAAACTTGGAGATCTATGTCGATGACTTGGTCATAAAAAGCCGAGAGGAAGACGACATGATAGACGACATACTCGAAACCTTTACAAGGCTTCGGAGTATCAACCTCAAACTCAATCCCAAGAAATGCTCTTTCGGCTTGGAAGAGGGAAAATTCCTCGGGGTATGGGTCACACGATCCGGAATCCAGGCGCACCCGGATAAAATCAAGGCAGTAGTCTCCATGCAGTCTCCTAAAACCATCAAAGAGATCCAGTCCCTAAATGGGAAACTCGTCGCTCTCCATCGTTTTGTTTCAAAAGCGGCAGACCGCTCCATCCCTTTCATGAACGTATTAAAAAAGCGAACGGCAAAAGGCCAAATAGAATGGACGCCAGAAGCAGACTCGGCATTTCAGGAGTTAAAGGTATGCCTCGGGTCCCTGCCCACTTTGACCGCACCATCTACCGGAGAAACCGTCACGGTATATCTATCTGCGTCCCACTTTGCGATAAGCGCAGTACTCGTAGTACACCGGAACCAGGCACAAATCCCGGTCTATTACGTAAGCCGCATCTTGAAAGACTATGAAACTCGGTACCCGATGGTAGAAAAATTGGCACTCGCCTTGGTACATGCTTCCAGACGCCTCCGAAGGTACTTCCAAGCTTTTAATATAGAAGTACAGACCGATCTCCAGATCCAGCAAATCCTCAGGAAGCCAGAGGTCTCCGGGCGTCTCAccaaatgggcaatagagctcAGTGCCTTTGATATCACCTATCGTACCAGAGGTCCAGTAAAAGGGCAGGCAGTAGCTGATTTCCTCACAGAGGTCCCGACCGGAGAAAGCATCAAAGGACAACCCATCTTACCGAAGGTATGGAACCTGTATACGGACGGGGCTTCCAGCAAAGAAGGGTCGGGAGCAGGGTTAATTCTGATAGATCCGGAGGGAATAGAGTACACTTACGCATTGCGTTTCGAATTCAAGACGTCAAATAATGAAGCAGAGTATGAGGCTCTCCTTGCAGGCTTGCAAACCGCAGCCAAAGCAGGTGCAACCTCCGTATTAGCTCATGTCGATTCATTACTGGTAGCCAATCAAGTCAGTGGCGAATACGAGGCACGAGAAGATAATATGGTTCGGTATCTACAGCAGGTCAACAGTTTAATCTCCTCTTTCGATTCTTGCAAAATAGTGCACATACCGAGAAGCAAAAACAAAAAAGCCGATGCTTTGAGCAAACTGGCATCCGTAGCATTCTGCCATCTATCAAAAGAGGTTCTAGTCGAGACCCTGCAGACTCCGGCCATCCAACAGACGAGGCCGGTCATGTCAGTTTCCGTGGCCGAAAAGTCTTGGATGACTCCGATCGTGGATTACTTGAAAAATGGTACGCTCCCAGAAGACAAGACTCAGGCACGGAAGTTAAAAGTAAAAGCACTGCAATATCAGATACACGATGGTCAGCTCTACAGGAAAACCTTTTTAGGCCCGCTCCTAAAATGCCTAACCCCAGAGGAAGCAAGTTACGTTATAAGGGAAATACATTGGGGAATATGCGGCATCCACGCGGGGCCAAGGATGGTTATTGCAAAAGTCATGAACGCTGGGTATTTTTGGCCAGGAATGCATCAAAGCGCAGTAAACGAGCTCCAGTCATGCGAAGACTGCCAACGCCACGCTCCTGTGAGTCATCGTGCCAAAAACAATCTCGTACCTGTAACCTCGGCTTGGCCATTCCAGAAATGGGGAATTGACATCGTAGGTCCTTTCCCCGTCTCCACCGGAGGAGTAAGATTTCTACTGGTCGCCATCGACTACTTtactaaatgggttgaagctaaGCCCCTCCGGACGATTACAGGAGACCAAGTGCTGAGGTTCGCATGGGAAAACATAGTGTGCAGGTTCGGAATGCCTCTTTGCATAGTGAGCGACAATGGTAAACAGTTTGCGGAGAAGCCGTTTAAAACATGGTGCCAAAGAATGAACATCGAACAGAGCTTCGCTTCGGTGGCCCATCCCCAGGCCAACGGGCAAGTGGAAAGAACCAACCGAAGTATCGTGGAAGGAATTAAAAAACGGTTAGGGAAGGAAGGCGTTTCATGGGCAGACGAACTTCCGCATGTCCTATGGGCACACCGAACCATGCCTAAAACAAGCAACAAAGAAACTCCTTTCAGCTTGACATACGGCACCGAAGCTGTCATACCCGCAGAGGTAGGGATCCCCACGCCCCGCATACAATTAAGCCAGCAAGAAAACGAAAGAGAACTCCGTTTAAACCTCGATTTAATCGAAGAGAGGAGGGAACTCGCGGCAATCCGGGAAGCCAAATATAAAAAAGAGTTGGAAAAACACTACAACTCCAAAGTTAAGGAAACCCGGTTCAAGATCGGAGAATATGTTATGCGGAACAATGAAGCAAGTTTAGCTGAAGGAACAGGGAAGTtagcccccaagtgggaagggcCCTATCAGATCAAAACAGCAGGAAAAGACGGCGCATACACTTTAAACAAGATGGATGGAACCTCCGTTCCGCGTACTTGGAACGGAGTGCACCTTAAAAAGTGTTATCTTTAG